The sequence ACATCCCGGCGGCGGTGCGCGCGGCCATGCATCAGCTCACTACCGGCCGGCCGCGGCCCGTCGAGCTCGAGATGCCGCCGGAGACCATGGAGGAGGAGGGCGAGGCGGTGATGCTCGACCCCGTGCATCCCGCGCGCCCCGCCGCGCCCGCCGCGGACATCCGGCGGGCGGTGGATCTCCTCGTCGGCGCGCAGCGGCCCGTGATCTACGCGGGCGGCGGCGTCATGCTCGGCGGGGCGAGCGAGGCGCTCACCACTCTCGCCGAGTATCTGCAGGCCGGCGTGATCACGAGCGCCGAGGGCAAGGGGGCCATCAGCGACCACTCGGAGCTGTCGCTCGGCGCCACCGTGTGGCCGCAGTCGCCGGTGCGCAATCACCTGCTGCAGGCCGACGTGATCCTCGCCGTGGGTACACGCTTCGCCCTCGCGGTCCCCAAGGCCGACCAGCAGGTCATCCACATCGACATCGATCCCGACGAGATCGGCCGCAACCACCGGAAGTCGTTCGGTCTGGTGGGCGACGCTCGCGGGACGCTCGAGGCCATGGTCGAGGCGGTGCGCGCGGCCGCGCCCCCGCGGTCGTCACGCAAGGCCGAGTACGAGGCTCTGCGCGCGGAGACCGCCGCGCTCGCCCAGGAGCCGCAGGGCAGCATCGTGAAGAGCCTGCGCGCCGGCATGCCGGAGAATGCGATCCTCGTGGCGGGCATGACGCAGATCGGCTACTACTCGCGCCCGTTCTTCCCCACCTACGAGGCGCGGACGTATCTCACCTCCTCCTACTCCGGCAATCTCGGCTACGAGTACCCGGTGGCGCTCGGCGCCAAGGTGGCCTGCCCCACCCGGCCGGTCATCGCGGTGATCGGCGACGGCGGCTTCATGTACAACGTGCAGGAGCTCGCCACCGCCGTGCAGCAGAAGATCAACGTGATCGCCGTGGTCTTCAACGACAACGCCTACGGCAACGTGGCCCGCGATCTCGACGAGACATGGGGCGGCGCGTACGGCGCCGCGCTGCACAACCCCGACTTCATGAAGCTCGCGGACGCCTTCGGCGTCCACGGCATGCGGGCCAAGGAGCCGGCCCAGGTGGGCGCGCTCGTGCGCGACGCCATCCAGCTCGACCGGCCCGTGCTGATCGAGGTGCCGGTGGGCCGCATGCCCACGCCCATCTTCTTCCCGCCGCGGAAGGCGCCGACCAAGTACAAGCGCTGACCGCGGCGCGATGGCGACGAAGGCGCGCTTCGCCCTCCTCGGCGCGTGGCGCGCGCTGCGGCTGCGCTGCCCCCTCTGCGGAGCGGGCGGCGTGACGCGCCGCTGGGTCGTCGTCGTCCCGCAATGTCCGCGGTGCCGGCTTCGCCTCGACCGCGGCGAGCCGGACTACTGGATCGGCGCCATGCTCTTCAACCTCATCGCCGCCGAGATCCTGTTCGCGTTCGGGGTGCTCACCGTGCTCCTGCTCACCGCGCCCAATCCGCCGTGGGACGCGCTCTACTGGGGCGGCATCGCCGGGACCATCGTCATGCCGATCGTCACCTATCCCATCACCAAGCTGATCTGGCTCACCTTCGATCTCACCTTCCGCCCGCCGCATCCCGGCGACTTCGCTCCCGCGCCATGAACGCGCCCGCCGGCGACGTCTGGGCGGTCGGCGACGCCTACGAGCCCTATGTCGGCCGCTGGAGCCGGCTCGTGGCCGCCCAGTTGCTGGATTGGCTCGCGGTGCGGCCGGGCGCGCGCTGGCTGGACGTGGGCTGCGGCACCGGCGCGCTCAGCCGCACCATCCTCGACCGGGCGGCGCCCGAGGCGGTGACCGGCCTCGACGCATCCGCGGGCTTCGTCCAGCACGCGACGGCGCGCGTGGCCGACCCGCGCGCCAGCTTCCGCGTGGGAGACGCCCAGGCCCTGCCCTTCGACGACGGCACGTTCGACGCCGCGGTCTCGGGCCTAGTGCTGAACTTCGTGCCCACACCCATGCGGATGGCCGCCGAGATGCGCCGGGTGACCCGGCGCGGCGGCGTGGTGGCGCTCTACGTCTGGGACTATGCGGGCGGGATGGAGCTCATGCGCCACTTCTGGGACGTCGCGGGCAGCCTCGATCCCGCCGCGCTGCCGCTCGACGAGGGCCGGCGCTTCCCCATCTGCCGGCCGGAGCCGCTCGCCGCCCTGTTCCGCGACGCCGGCCTCGCCGAGGTGGACGTCCGCGCCCTCGACGTGCCCACGGTATTCCGCGATTTCGACGACTACTGGACGCCGTTCCTGGGCGGTCAGGGGCCTGCGCCCGGCTACTGCCTGTCGCTCGACGAGGCGCGCCGCACCACCCTGCGCGAGCGGCTCCGCGCCCGGCTGCCCGTGCAGCCGGACGGACGGATCCCGCTCACCGCCCGCGCCTGGGCGGCGCGAGGCCGCGCCGCCTAGGCCGCGGCCGCCCTCAGCAGCAGTGCCCGGCCGCGCGGCCGGGCATCTGCACCAGCTCGAGCCGCGTGTCGTCCGGCCCGCGCAGGAACGCGATGCGCCCGCCGTTCGGCATGTTGATCGGGCCTTCCAGCTTCCGCGCCCCGAGGCTCTCCAGGCGATGGATGTCGGCTTCGATATCCGTCGAGTCCAGGCCGAAGTGCTCGAGGCCGTGATGCGGCGTAGCGTCGCCGGGCCCCAGCGTCTCGCCCGTCCGCGCGCCCGAGATGTTCACGTTCACGCCGCCGTCGGGCGACGCGCAGCGGATGAAGCGATCGCCGAAGACGCGCGTCTCGTCGCTGGTGACCGTGAAGCCGAACGCGTTCACGTACCAGTCGGCGGTGCGGCGCGGATCGGGGGACTTGAGATGAATGTGGTTGATGCGGTACGCCATGACGCCATCCTCCACGCGTGCGGGTGAGCGGCTTGCTGGACAAATCCGGGCTGCGGGCACAGTATAGGCGGCCGGGAGGCCGACATGTCCACCGCGTTCGACTTCGATCGCATCATCGATCGCCGATCCACCGCGAGCAACAAGTGGAAGAAGTACGACAAGGACGTGCTCCCGCTCTGGGTCGCCGACATGGACTTCGCCTCCCCGGAGCCGGTGGTGCGCGCGCTGCGCGAGCGCGCCGCCCACGGCGTGTTCGGCTACGTGTACGAGGAGCCGGAATTCTTCGAGGTGGCGGCCGAGCGCATCGGGCGCCGCTACGGCTGGCGCGTGGGCCCGGAGTCCGTGGTGATGCTCCCCGGGGTGATCGCCGGGATCAACATGGCGGCGCGTATCTTCACGAGCCCGGGCGACGGAATCCTCGAGCAGGTCCCGGTGTACCCGCCCATCCTGCGCTGCCCCGGCAACATGGGGGTGACGCGCGACGAGGCGCCCCTCGGCCGCCGCGCCGATGGGCGCTACGAGGTGGACTGGGACACCTTCGAGCGCGCGATCACGCCCCGGACCAAGGCGTTCCTCCTCTGCAACCCCCACAACCCGACCGGCCGCGTCTATTCCCGTGAGGAGCTCACGCGGATGGCGGACATCTGCCTCCGCCGGGATCTCTGGATCATCGCCGACGAGATCCACTGCGACCTGCTCTTCTCGGGCCAGCGTCACGTGCCCATCGCGTCCCTCGGCCCCGCGGTCGAGCGGCGGACCATCACGCTGATGTCGCCGTCCAAGACGTTCAACCTCGCCGGGCTCAAGTGCGCGATCGCGGTGGTGCCCGACGCCGCGCTCCGCGAGAAGTTCGTGGCCGCCAAGGTCGACCTGGTGGCGAACCCCAACGTCTTCGGCTTCGCCGCCGCGCTCGCCGCCTATCGGGACGGGGGCCCCTGGCTGGACGCGCTCATGCGCTATCTCGAGGCCAACCGCGACTTCACGGCGGACTACGTGCGTCGCCACTTCCCCGGCGTCGGCATGTATCCGCCCGAGGGCATGTACCTCGCGTGGCTCGACTTCCGGCAGGCCGGCATCCCGGGCGGCGACCCTTTCACCTTCTTTCTCGAGAAGGCCCGGGTGGCCCTGAACGACGGCGTGACCTTCGGCCCGGGTGGCCAGGGCTTCGCGCGGCTCAACTTCGGCTCGCCCCGCGCGATGCTCACCGAGGGTCTGGAGCGCATGCGCGAGGCCTATCGCGCGCTCGGCCGCTGACGCGGCCGCGGTTGCCGCCGCCCCGGCGCGCATGCTAGGGTGCGCTGGTCCGAGACATCCCCAGGTCCGTTCTCCAAGGAGACCCTCGTGAGAGAGAACACGCTCAAGAAGATCTGGGCGAAGGGCGAGGCCGTCGTCAACGGCTGGCTCGCCATCCCCAGTGCCTTTTCCGCCGAGGTCATGGCCCATCAGGGCTTCGACTCCTTGGTGGTGGACATGCAACACGGCGTCGTCGACTACCAGGTCGCGGTGACGATGCTGCAGGCGATCTCGACCACGCCCACCGTTCCGATGGCGCGCGTGCCGTGGAACGATCCCGCGCGGCTCATGAAGATCCTCGACGCCGGGGTGTACGGCGTCATCTGCCCGATGATCAACACGCGGGAAGAGGCGGAGACGCTCGTGCGCCACTGCAAGTACCCGCCGCGCGGCCACCGCTCCTGGGGGCCGGTGCGCGCCTCGATCTACGCGGGGGCGGACTACGGCGACCACGCCAACGACGACATCGTGGTCATGCCGATGATCGAGACCGCCGAGGCGATGAAGAACCTCGACGACATCCTGAGCGTGCCCGGCGTCGACGCGGTGTACGTGGGCCCGTCCGACCTCTCGCTCGCGCTGGGCTGCAAGCCGCGGCTCGACCAGACCGACGCGCCGGTGGTGGAGGCGCAGCAGAAGATCGTGGAGGCCTGCAAAAAACACGGGGTGGTGGCAGGCATCCACAACAGCACCTCGGCCTATGCCCTCAAGATGATCGCGGCCGGCTACCAGTTCGTCACGCTCGCCAGCGACAGCCGCTTCCTCGCCCAGAAGGCGGCCGAGGAAGCCGCCGCCGTGAAGAAGACGGGCGTGAAGGCCGGCAAGCTGCCCGGCTACTAGGAGCGCGCCATGGCCCGACTCGACGGCAAGGTCGCCATCGTCACCGGCGGCGGCACCGGCATCGGCCGCTCGACCGCCCTCATGCTCGCCCGCGAGGGCGCGCGGGTGGTGATCAGCGGGCGCCGCAAGCCGCCGCTGGAAGACGTCGTGGCCGAGATCACGGGCGCGGGCGGCCAGGCCGTCGCGCATCCCGGCGACGTGGCCAAGCCCGCCGACGCCCAGGAGCTCGCGGCCTGGACCCTCGCCCAGTTCGGCCACGTCGACATCCTCGTCAACAACGCAGGGCACTCCAGCAAGGTACGGAATCTCCGCTGGATCGGCCTGGAGGAATGGGAGCAGGTGATGGCGGTCAACGTCACCGGCGCCTTCCTCCTCACCCAGGCGGTGCTGCCCAGCATGATCGAGCGCGGCGGCGGCACCATCGTGACCGTGTCGTCCTACGCGGCGCTGCGCCCCGGCCTCATCGGAGGCTCGGTGTACGGCGCGGCCAAGGCCGCCCAGCGCAACATGATGGGCCACGTGCACACCGTGCTGCGCGACAAGGGCATCCGCGCCACCACCGTCATGCCCGCCGAGGTAGACACGCCCATCCTCGACAAGCGCCCGGCCCCGCCCGATGCCGCCGCGCGCGCCACCATGATGCAGCCCGAGGACGTCGCCGAGGCCATCCTCCTCTGCGTCACCCTGCCCGAGCGCACCGTGATCGAGGAGATCGTGATCAGCCCCACGCGCTCGCGCGATCAGTCGAAGGAGATCTCGATCGCGCGGGACGCGGGCGCACCGCCCGGCGCGCGGTAGGGCGGCCCATGGCCACAGCCTCGGTCAACGGCGTCCGGCTGCGCTACGACGAGAGCGGCGTGGGGCCCCCGCTCCTGCTCTCGCACGGCTTCGGCGCCACCGGGCGCATGTGGGACGGCGAGCGCCGGGCGCTCGCCGCTCGCTGGCGCGTGATCGCGTGGGACATGCGGGGGCACGGCGACACCGAGAGCCCCGACGATCCCGCGCAGTACTCCGCCGACCTCACCGTCGGCGACATGCGGGGGCTGCTCCTGCACCTCGGGATCCGCCGCGCCGTCATCGGCGGGCTCTCGCTCGGCGGTTACGTGTCGCTGGCATTCCACGCCCGGTATCCGGAGATGACACGGGCGCTCGTGCTCTGCGACACCGGCCCCGGCTATCGCAACGCGGAGGCGCGCGCGGGCTGGAACGAGCGCGCCTTCCGCCGCGCCGCCGAGCTGGAGACGCGCGGCCTCGAGGCGCTCGCCGGCTCGAGTCGCGAGATGCGCGAGTCCGTGCGCCGGCACCGGTCGGCCACGTGGCTGGCCAACGCCGCGCGCGGCATGCTCGCGCAGGACGGCTCGCGCGTCATCGACTCCCTGCCGACCATCAAGGTGCCGACCCTCATCATCGTCGGCGACCAGGACGAGCCCTTCCTCGCGCCGTGCCGCTACATGGCGGGCAAGATCCCGGGGGCACGGCTCGAGATCATCAAGGGCGCGGGGCACTCGTCCAATCTCGACCAGCCCGAGGCGTTCGATCGCGTGCTCGGCGACTTCCTCGGCTCGCTTCCTCCGGAGCCTGCGTGAGCGCCGCCGCCACCACCCCCTACCGCGTCCTCGCCGTCGACACTCCGCGCCCGCTGGTCCGGCGCCTCACGCTGAACCGCCCCGAGAAGCGCAACGCGCTCAGCAACGAGCTGCGGGGCGAGCTGTTCGACGCCCTGCGCGCCGCAGATCGCGACGACGCGGTGCGCGTCACCATCGTGCGCGGCGCGGGCACGTGCTTCTCGGCGGGGTACGACCTCGGCGCCGACCTCACCCAGGGCCGTCCGCATCCGACCGCGGAGGGCGACGGCTCCTGGCCACGCCAGGTGGTGCACGGCTGGTTCGAGATCTGGGACCTTGCCAAGCCGGTGATCGCCCAGGTGCACGGCTACTGTCTGGCGGGCGGCAGCGAGCTGGCGTCCGCCTGCGACCTGGTCTACGTCGCCGAGGACGCGCAGATCGGCTATCCGCCGGTGCGTCTCATGAGCCCACCCGACACCCAGGTCCACCCGTGGCTCGTGGGCATGCGTCGGGCCATGGAGCTCATGCTGACCGGCGATCCCATGTCCGGGACCGAGGCGGCACAGATCGGCTTCGCCAACCGCGCCTTCCCCGCGGCGCAGCTCGACGCCGCCGTGCTCGACCTCGCCGAGCGCGTGGCCCAGATCCCGACGTCGCTCCAGCAGATCAACAAGCGCTCCATCCACCGCGCGATGGAGATCATGGGCATGCGCGCGGCGATCCGCGCGGGCACCGAGCTGCAGGCGCTCGCCTTCCATCAGCTCGAGTCGGTGGAATACCGGAAGGAGATCCGGCGCAATCTCAAGGAAGCGCTCACGAAGCGCGACAGCCGCTTCGGCGACTATCGAACCGCAAAGCGAAAGGAGAAGTAGGCCCGATGGGACTCCTCGACGGCAAGACGGCGCTGGTGACGGGGGCGGGGCGCGGCATCGGCCGCGGGATCGCGATCGCGATGGCGCACGAGGGCGCGAAGGTCGTCGTCAACGATCTGGGCGCCGCGCTCGGCGGTGAGGGCACCGACAAGGCCCCCGCCCAGCAGGTGGTGGACGAGATCAAGAAGGCGGGGGGCACCGCCGCCGCCAACTTCGGCTCGGTGTCGGACTTCCGCCAGGCCACCGAGATGGTGGAGCAGGCGGTGAAGACGTGGGGCACGATCGACATCGTCGTGAACGTGGCGGGTATCCTCCGTGACCGCATGATCTTCAACATGACGGAGGAGGAGTGGGACATCGTCCTCGCCGTGCACTTGAAGGGTACGTTCAACACCATCCGCGCCGCCTCCGTGCACATGCGCGAGGCCAAGGGCGGCCGCTTCATCAACATGTCGTCGGTCTCGGCGCTGGGCTCGCCGGGCCAG is a genomic window of Candidatus Methylomirabilota bacterium containing:
- a CDS encoding thiamine pyrophosphate-dependent enzyme gives rise to the protein MARMTGGEALVQQLHREGVRVVFGLPGVQLYGVMAALREQPAIRFIQTRHEQATSYMADGYARAGGGVGTALVVPGPGLLNAAAGLSTAYSASSPVFMLSGQVPRSQIGKDIGVLHEVNDQLDCIRPVTKWRRRVLEVSDIPAAVRAAMHQLTTGRPRPVELEMPPETMEEEGEAVMLDPVHPARPAAPAADIRRAVDLLVGAQRPVIYAGGGVMLGGASEALTTLAEYLQAGVITSAEGKGAISDHSELSLGATVWPQSPVRNHLLQADVILAVGTRFALAVPKADQQVIHIDIDPDEIGRNHRKSFGLVGDARGTLEAMVEAVRAAAPPRSSRKAEYEALRAETAALAQEPQGSIVKSLRAGMPENAILVAGMTQIGYYSRPFFPTYEARTYLTSSYSGNLGYEYPVALGAKVACPTRPVIAVIGDGGFMYNVQELATAVQQKINVIAVVFNDNAYGNVARDLDETWGGAYGAALHNPDFMKLADAFGVHGMRAKEPAQVGALVRDAIQLDRPVLIEVPVGRMPTPIFFPPRKAPTKYKR
- a CDS encoding DUF983 domain-containing protein; the encoded protein is MATKARFALLGAWRALRLRCPLCGAGGVTRRWVVVVPQCPRCRLRLDRGEPDYWIGAMLFNLIAAEILFAFGVLTVLLLTAPNPPWDALYWGGIAGTIVMPIVTYPITKLIWLTFDLTFRPPHPGDFAPAP
- a CDS encoding methyltransferase domain-containing protein, which codes for MNAPAGDVWAVGDAYEPYVGRWSRLVAAQLLDWLAVRPGARWLDVGCGTGALSRTILDRAAPEAVTGLDASAGFVQHATARVADPRASFRVGDAQALPFDDGTFDAAVSGLVLNFVPTPMRMAAEMRRVTRRGGVVALYVWDYAGGMELMRHFWDVAGSLDPAALPLDEGRRFPICRPEPLAALFRDAGLAEVDVRALDVPTVFRDFDDYWTPFLGGQGPAPGYCLSLDEARRTTLRERLRARLPVQPDGRIPLTARAWAARGRAA
- a CDS encoding VOC family protein, which codes for MAYRINHIHLKSPDPRRTADWYVNAFGFTVTSDETRVFGDRFIRCASPDGGVNVNISGARTGETLGPGDATPHHGLEHFGLDSTDIEADIHRLESLGARKLEGPINMPNGGRIAFLRGPDDTRLELVQMPGRAAGHCC
- a CDS encoding MalY/PatB family protein; the protein is MSTAFDFDRIIDRRSTASNKWKKYDKDVLPLWVADMDFASPEPVVRALRERAAHGVFGYVYEEPEFFEVAAERIGRRYGWRVGPESVVMLPGVIAGINMAARIFTSPGDGILEQVPVYPPILRCPGNMGVTRDEAPLGRRADGRYEVDWDTFERAITPRTKAFLLCNPHNPTGRVYSREELTRMADICLRRDLWIIADEIHCDLLFSGQRHVPIASLGPAVERRTITLMSPSKTFNLAGLKCAIAVVPDAALREKFVAAKVDLVANPNVFGFAAALAAYRDGGPWLDALMRYLEANRDFTADYVRRHFPGVGMYPPEGMYLAWLDFRQAGIPGGDPFTFFLEKARVALNDGVTFGPGGQGFARLNFGSPRAMLTEGLERMREAYRALGR
- a CDS encoding aldolase/citrate lyase family protein; the protein is MRENTLKKIWAKGEAVVNGWLAIPSAFSAEVMAHQGFDSLVVDMQHGVVDYQVAVTMLQAISTTPTVPMARVPWNDPARLMKILDAGVYGVICPMINTREEAETLVRHCKYPPRGHRSWGPVRASIYAGADYGDHANDDIVVMPMIETAEAMKNLDDILSVPGVDAVYVGPSDLSLALGCKPRLDQTDAPVVEAQQKIVEACKKHGVVAGIHNSTSAYALKMIAAGYQFVTLASDSRFLAQKAAEEAAAVKKTGVKAGKLPGY
- a CDS encoding SDR family oxidoreductase; translation: MARLDGKVAIVTGGGTGIGRSTALMLAREGARVVISGRRKPPLEDVVAEITGAGGQAVAHPGDVAKPADAQELAAWTLAQFGHVDILVNNAGHSSKVRNLRWIGLEEWEQVMAVNVTGAFLLTQAVLPSMIERGGGTIVTVSSYAALRPGLIGGSVYGAAKAAQRNMMGHVHTVLRDKGIRATTVMPAEVDTPILDKRPAPPDAAARATMMQPEDVAEAILLCVTLPERTVIEEIVISPTRSRDQSKEISIARDAGAPPGAR
- a CDS encoding alpha/beta fold hydrolase, which encodes MATASVNGVRLRYDESGVGPPLLLSHGFGATGRMWDGERRALAARWRVIAWDMRGHGDTESPDDPAQYSADLTVGDMRGLLLHLGIRRAVIGGLSLGGYVSLAFHARYPEMTRALVLCDTGPGYRNAEARAGWNERAFRRAAELETRGLEALAGSSREMRESVRRHRSATWLANAARGMLAQDGSRVIDSLPTIKVPTLIIVGDQDEPFLAPCRYMAGKIPGARLEIIKGAGHSSNLDQPEAFDRVLGDFLGSLPPEPA
- a CDS encoding enoyl-CoA hydratase-related protein; the encoded protein is MSAAATTPYRVLAVDTPRPLVRRLTLNRPEKRNALSNELRGELFDALRAADRDDAVRVTIVRGAGTCFSAGYDLGADLTQGRPHPTAEGDGSWPRQVVHGWFEIWDLAKPVIAQVHGYCLAGGSELASACDLVYVAEDAQIGYPPVRLMSPPDTQVHPWLVGMRRAMELMLTGDPMSGTEAAQIGFANRAFPAAQLDAAVLDLAERVAQIPTSLQQINKRSIHRAMEIMGMRAAIRAGTELQALAFHQLESVEYRKEIRRNLKEALTKRDSRFGDYRTAKRKEK